A window of Polaribacter litorisediminis contains these coding sequences:
- a CDS encoding low molecular weight protein-tyrosine-phosphatase, which translates to MKKVLMVCLGNICRSPLAEGILRSKIDSNNVMIDSAGTAAYHVGNLPDKRSIEVANKYNIDITNQKARKFTIRDFDTFDFIYAMDESNYKNILTLARSKSDREKVKMILNETFPNKNISVPDPYYGGQDGFENVYRMLDEACELIANKFSKIK; encoded by the coding sequence ATGAAAAAAGTTTTAATGGTTTGTTTAGGTAATATTTGCAGATCGCCATTAGCAGAAGGTATTTTACGATCTAAAATTGATAGTAATAATGTCATGATAGATTCTGCTGGAACAGCAGCATACCATGTTGGTAATCTTCCTGATAAACGTTCAATTGAGGTGGCAAACAAATATAATATTGACATCACCAATCAAAAAGCAAGAAAATTTACCATAAGAGATTTTGATACTTTTGACTTTATTTATGCGATGGATGAAAGTAATTATAAAAATATTTTGACCTTAGCGAGAAGTAAAAGTGATAGGGAAAAGGTGAAAATGATTTTAAATGAAACATTTCCTAATAAAAATATTTCTGTCCCAGATCCCTATTACGGAGGGCAAGATGGTTTTGAAAACGTATATAGAATGTTAGATGAGGCTTGTGAATTGATAGCAAATAAATTTTCTAAAATAAAATAA
- a CDS encoding acyl-CoA thioesterase — protein MKKSFTQTRVRYSETDQMGVVYHGNYAQFFELGRTEWLRKLGVTYKDMEISGLMLPVISLTCNFIKSAKYDDVLTIETILLKKPMVKIEFDYKITNQNDELICTGNSVLAFMKTKTNRPTRCPDYLLASLGF, from the coding sequence TTGAAAAAATCCTTTACACAAACGAGAGTTCGATATTCAGAAACTGACCAAATGGGTGTTGTTTATCACGGAAATTATGCGCAATTTTTTGAATTGGGTAGAACCGAATGGTTACGTAAACTAGGTGTTACTTATAAAGATATGGAAATTAGTGGACTGATGCTTCCTGTAATTTCTCTGACTTGTAATTTTATAAAATCAGCAAAATATGACGATGTACTCACCATCGAAACTATTTTATTAAAAAAACCAATGGTCAAGATTGAATTCGATTATAAAATTACAAATCAAAATGATGAGTTAATTTGTACAGGAAATTCTGTTTTAGCTTTTATGAAAACAAAAACTAATAGACCAACCAGATGCCCAGATTATTTATTAGCAAGTTTAGGTTTTTGA
- the dnaA gene encoding chromosomal replication initiator protein DnaA → MNLTAEAVWTNCLSFINDNIKPQAYKTWFEPIKPVKLSGEALTIQVPSKFFYEWLEEHYIKLLRVALVRQLGNDAKLIYDVKMENNYSSNRPQIVKIPSSNRDPLKPQKIAAPLEFNKRELRNPFIIPGLQKVKIESQLNPNYNFDNFIEGDSNRLARSAGMAVANKPGGTSFNPLLIYGGVGLGKTHLSHAIGVNIKDKYPDKTVLYISSEKFTQQFIDSVKSNTRNDFIHFYQMIDVLIIDDVQFLSGKAGTQDVFFHIFNHLHQNGKQVILTSDKAPVDMQDIEQRLLSRFKWGLSAELQAPDYETRISILQNKLYRDGVEMPEDIVEYVAKNIKSNVRELEGVLISMIAQASFNRREFSLELAKQIVDKFVKNTKKEVSIDYIQKEVSKYFDMDVATLQSKTRKRHIVQARQLAMYFAKRLTKTSLASIGNQIGQRDHATVLHACKTVDNLTETDKRFRKYVDDLTKKLTF, encoded by the coding sequence ATGAATCTCACTGCTGAAGCCGTTTGGACTAACTGTCTGTCTTTTATAAATGACAATATTAAGCCACAAGCCTACAAAACTTGGTTTGAGCCTATAAAGCCTGTAAAGCTTTCTGGAGAGGCATTAACAATTCAAGTACCCAGTAAATTTTTTTATGAATGGCTAGAAGAACATTATATTAAATTATTACGAGTTGCATTGGTAAGACAATTAGGCAATGATGCTAAATTAATTTACGATGTAAAAATGGAAAATAATTATAGCAGTAATAGACCTCAAATTGTTAAAATACCGAGTTCTAACAGAGATCCTTTAAAACCTCAAAAAATTGCTGCTCCTTTAGAATTTAATAAAAGAGAATTAAGAAATCCCTTTATAATTCCTGGTTTACAGAAAGTTAAGATAGAATCACAATTAAATCCTAATTATAATTTTGATAATTTTATAGAAGGGGACTCCAATAGGTTAGCGCGTTCAGCAGGAATGGCAGTGGCCAATAAACCGGGCGGAACTTCTTTTAATCCGTTACTTATTTACGGTGGAGTAGGCTTAGGAAAAACTCATTTATCGCATGCCATAGGGGTTAATATCAAAGATAAATATCCGGATAAAACCGTGTTGTACATCTCTTCAGAGAAATTTACGCAACAATTTATAGATTCCGTAAAATCGAATACAAGAAATGATTTTATTCATTTTTATCAAATGATAGATGTCTTAATTATAGACGATGTTCAATTTTTATCAGGAAAAGCAGGTACTCAAGATGTTTTCTTCCATATTTTTAATCATTTACATCAAAACGGCAAACAGGTTATTTTAACTTCGGATAAAGCACCCGTAGACATGCAAGATATTGAACAACGTTTACTATCTCGTTTTAAATGGGGACTATCTGCTGAGCTGCAGGCACCTGATTACGAAACTAGAATTTCTATTTTACAAAATAAATTGTATCGAGACGGAGTAGAAATGCCAGAAGATATTGTTGAATATGTTGCTAAAAATATAAAATCGAACGTTAGAGAATTAGAAGGTGTTTTAATTTCTATGATAGCCCAAGCCTCTTTTAACAGAAGAGAATTTTCTTTAGAATTAGCAAAGCAAATTGTAGATAAATTCGTTAAGAATACTAAAAAAGAAGTTTCTATTGATTATATACAGAAAGAAGTTTCTAAATATTTTGATATGGATGTGGCTACTTTACAATCTAAAACTCGTAAAAGGCATATTGTTCAGGCACGTCAACTAGCAATGTATTTTGCTAAAAGATTAACAAAAACATCGTTGGCAAGCATTGGCAATCAAATAGGGCAAAGAGATCATGCTACCGTTTTACACGCTTGTAAAACTGTTGATAATTTGACAGAGACCGACAAAAGATTTAGAAAATACGTGGACGATTTAACCAAAAAGTTAACTTTTTAA
- a CDS encoding SAM-dependent methyltransferase gives MSGKLYLIPTTLGETEPLEVMPLSVKKVVEQIDYYIVENEKSARRFIKKISPKKQQGTLSIKLLDKYAVPEEIQKYLDVCENGTNVGLLSEAGVPAVADPGASIVKLAHQKNIQVVPLVGPSSILMAMMSSGMNGQNFAFNGYLPIDRGDRKRAIKELEKQSLDKGQSQIFIETPYRNEKMFADLKATLSPLTSLCIAADITLPTEYIKTMSIADWKHQQPDLHKKPAIFIIQK, from the coding sequence ATGAGTGGTAAACTATATTTAATCCCTACAACTTTGGGTGAAACAGAACCTTTAGAAGTAATGCCGTTATCTGTAAAGAAAGTAGTGGAACAGATTGACTATTATATTGTAGAAAACGAGAAATCTGCTAGAAGGTTTATCAAAAAAATATCACCTAAAAAACAGCAAGGAACTTTAAGTATAAAATTGTTAGATAAATATGCTGTTCCAGAAGAAATCCAAAAGTATTTAGATGTTTGTGAAAACGGAACCAATGTAGGTTTGCTATCAGAAGCCGGTGTTCCTGCAGTTGCAGACCCTGGAGCGAGTATTGTAAAGTTAGCACATCAAAAAAACATACAAGTGGTTCCTTTAGTTGGGCCATCTTCTATCTTAATGGCAATGATGAGTTCTGGAATGAATGGACAAAATTTTGCTTTTAATGGGTATTTGCCAATCGATAGAGGTGATAGAAAAAGAGCAATCAAAGAATTAGAAAAACAATCTTTAGACAAAGGGCAATCGCAAATTTTTATAGAAACACCCTATAGAAATGAAAAAATGTTTGCCGATTTAAAAGCTACTTTATCGCCCTTAACAAGTTTATGCATTGCAGCAGATATCACTTTACCAACGGAATATATAAAAACAATGAGTATTGCGGACTGGAAGCACCAACAGCCAGATTTACATAAAAAACCCGCTATTTTTATAATTCAGAAGTAG